One Flavobacterium sp. 90 DNA segment encodes these proteins:
- a CDS encoding glycoside hydrolase family 13 protein, whose protein sequence is MNNLKTNHYIYKLILMVLLFSASAKAQIQKVEPPFWYAGMKNPELQIMFYGKNIAQYEASVSNNVVIKNVEKTENPNYLFVTIDTQNLKASELVFSFKTKNKVAFTQKYSLKERRANSADRKSYDASDMIYLIMPDRFANGNPKNDSNASLTEQANRQDPSGRHGGDIEGIIKNLDYISSLGATTIWSTPLCEDNDKQHSYHTYGQSDVYKIDPRYGTNDDYARLSAEMHKKNLKLVMDYVTNHWGITHWMMKDIPTKTWFNQFENFTQTHHRREVIPDTHASKIDQEICIDGWFVPSMPDLNLRNPLVAKYLTQNAIWWIEFANLDGFRVDTYNYSDKSAMSNWAKSITNEYPNFNIVGEIWMHNQASLAFWQKDSKIGAIENYNSNLPTVMDFTLQDQINSAFNENEPSWDNGLIKFYNNFAMDYLYPNPNSILVFAENHDTDRMNHNFKYDLPKYKLAMTLLATIRGIPQVYYGSEIGMGGDKGKGDADIRQDFPGGWNGDKNNAFTAAGRNAEQAKFFDFTSKLFTWRKSNDAVHFGKMTHYIPENNTYVYFRYTDAKTVMVVFNNNAKEQTIKTNRFKENIKSFKSGKDILTGKTFDLTSEITLEPKSAIVLELE, encoded by the coding sequence ATGAACAACCTAAAAACAAACCACTATATCTATAAATTAATTTTAATGGTCTTGCTTTTTTCTGCTTCCGCGAAAGCGCAAATCCAGAAAGTGGAACCGCCATTTTGGTACGCCGGAATGAAAAATCCGGAATTACAGATTATGTTCTACGGAAAAAATATTGCACAATACGAAGCTTCAGTTTCGAATAATGTGGTGATTAAAAATGTAGAAAAAACCGAAAATCCTAACTACCTTTTCGTAACAATCGACACACAAAATCTTAAAGCTTCTGAATTGGTTTTCTCTTTCAAAACCAAAAACAAAGTTGCCTTTACACAAAAATATTCCCTTAAAGAAAGAAGAGCAAATTCGGCAGATAGAAAAAGTTACGATGCATCGGATATGATTTACTTAATCATGCCGGATCGTTTTGCCAACGGAAATCCAAAAAACGACAGTAATGCTTCTTTAACAGAACAAGCAAACCGTCAAGATCCAAGCGGACGTCATGGCGGCGATATCGAAGGAATCATCAAAAACCTTGATTATATTTCGTCTCTAGGCGCAACCACAATTTGGAGCACGCCTTTATGCGAAGACAACGACAAACAACATTCGTATCATACTTACGGACAATCTGATGTTTATAAAATAGATCCGCGTTACGGAACCAATGACGATTACGCTCGCCTTTCGGCAGAAATGCATAAAAAGAACCTGAAACTGGTTATGGATTATGTGACCAATCACTGGGGAATTACACACTGGATGATGAAAGACATTCCAACCAAAACATGGTTCAATCAATTCGAAAATTTCACACAAACACACCACAGACGTGAAGTTATTCCAGACACTCATGCATCCAAAATAGATCAGGAAATTTGTATTGACGGTTGGTTCGTTCCTTCAATGCCAGATTTAAATTTAAGAAATCCTCTCGTTGCAAAATATTTAACTCAAAATGCCATTTGGTGGATAGAATTCGCCAATCTTGACGGTTTTAGAGTAGACACTTATAATTATTCTGATAAAAGTGCAATGTCAAATTGGGCAAAATCGATTACAAACGAATATCCTAATTTTAATATTGTGGGGGAAATCTGGATGCACAATCAGGCAAGTTTAGCCTTTTGGCAGAAAGACAGTAAAATTGGTGCGATCGAAAATTACAATTCGAATTTACCAACTGTAATGGATTTTACTTTACAAGATCAAATCAATTCTGCTTTCAATGAAAATGAACCAAGCTGGGATAACGGATTGATTAAATTCTACAACAATTTTGCAATGGATTATTTATATCCAAACCCAAATAGTATTCTGGTTTTTGCCGAAAATCATGACACAGACCGTATGAACCATAACTTTAAATATGATTTACCAAAATACAAACTTGCCATGACTTTATTGGCTACAATACGCGGAATTCCACAAGTATATTACGGTTCAGAAATTGGAATGGGCGGCGATAAAGGTAAAGGCGATGCCGATATTCGTCAGGATTTTCCAGGCGGATGGAATGGCGATAAAAACAACGCTTTTACCGCAGCAGGAAGAAATGCTGAACAAGCCAAATTCTTTGATTTTACTTCTAAATTATTCACTTGGAGAAAATCGAATGATGCCGTTCACTTCGGGAAAATGACACATTATATTCCAGAAAACAACACTTATGTTTATTTCAGATATACAGATGCAAAAACCGTAATGGTGGTTTTTAATAACAATGCAAAAGAGCAAACTATCAAAACAAATCGCTTTAAAGAAAATATCAAAAGCTTTAAATCAGGAAAAGATATTTTGACAGGAAAAACATTCGATTTAACTTCTGAAATTACTTTGGAACCAAAATCCGCAATTGTTTTAGAATTGGAATAA